A portion of the Rhinoraja longicauda isolate Sanriku21f unplaced genomic scaffold, sRhiLon1.1 Scf000302, whole genome shotgun sequence genome contains these proteins:
- the LOC144590764 gene encoding uncharacterized protein LOC144590764 isoform X1 → MSKTRGRKIAVRPRSFPVEERSLEGGQEAAVTTEPSPAPLVQPEQRAGGTCSQNRAVVSDDSDEDATPLHSGSGSRLSRMERLMEQMLQRDLLREQQQTRQGRAQSAQALPQYPLGALAIVSPSNEGSSGDQAWAGQEEGLLAEDVRSTQSVQDQEELLGVVNRYVVIPRGGRPLEPKLAASIDHLSSKPLQERVVNEALELYTAPENCTSLNVPAVNSQIWGHLGPNIRTLELKLQKILKLLTAGITSYARSIDGVDISTNQQDTLALLCTTQYQINILRKENIKPALNPKFAGLCKTPGSEPPILLFGKDLPKKVKDLEEESKTFGLVRVGLGPSRPNKPRRQYLTASTSHRPPYGTGESSGSAIIPRKPFLGQGPERTPWKMRHPQQQQHQRQQQPSTAQQTPHRLAKRRKKN, encoded by the coding sequence atgagcaagaccagaggaaggaaaattgcagttcgcccccgttcgtttcccgttgaggaacgttctttggagggggggcaagaggcggcagtaactaccgagccgagcccagcaccgctagtgcagcctgagcagcgggctggaggtacctgcagccagaaccgggcggtagtgtccgacgattcggatgaagatgctacaccgctacacagcggctctggcagccgcctaagccgaatggaacggcttatggagcaaatgctccagcgagacctgctaagagagcagcagcagactcgccaagggagggctcagagcgcccaggcactcccgcagtaccctttaggggcactggccattgtGTCACCTTCTAATGAAGGCAGCAGTGGCGACCAggcctgggctggtcaagaagaggggttgttggctgaagatgtccggagtacgcagagtgtacaggatcaggaagagctgctgggggtggtcaaccgctacgtggtcattccacgagggggtcggcctttagagccgaaacttgcagccagcattgaccacctgtcctcaaaacccctacaagaacgggtggtcaatgaggctcttgagctatacacagccccagaaaattgtacatcattaaatgtaccagctgtaaacagccaaatttggggacatttggggccgaATATCAGgaccctggagttgaagctccagaagatccttaaactcctgactgcaggaataacatcatatgctcggtccattgatggggtggacatttccacaaaccagcaagacacattagctctgctgtgtaccacccaataccagataaatatcctacggaaggaaaacatcaagcctgccctcaaccctaagtttgcgggactctgcaaaacaccgggttcagaacctccaattctgctctttgggaaggatcttccaaaaaaggtgaaagacctagaggaagaatccaagacctttggtctcgtgagggtaggtttaggaccgagcagacctaacaaacccaggcggcagtacctcacggcgtccaccagtcatagaccaccatatgggactggtgaaagctcggggtccgcaattattccccgtaagccttttttaggccagggcccagagcggaccccatggaaaatgcgccacccccaacaacaacaacatcaacgtcaacagcagccctctacagcccagcagacacctcatcgtctagCGAAGAGGCGCAAGAAAAATTAA
- the LOC144590764 gene encoding zinc-binding protein A33-like isoform X2, whose product MQFQRPARVSIDLSQDDFSGPFQFSLWKRMLKLINPVPIKLKLNPNTAHPRLILSSDLTAIRLGAKQMVPDRPERFVQWHGVLASQGFNTGSHYWEVEVGRNTMWSVGVVKASVPRKAEFTPEPKSGAWVLWRLGEEYTTMSSPRTALPVPVKPQRLGVYLNYEAGQVTLYNADYMSHLYTFTDKFTEKLYPFFLTGCNIDSLQIVHLHI is encoded by the exons ATGCAGTTCCAAAGACCCGCCAGAGTTTCCATTGACCTCAGTCAAGATGATTTCAGTGGCCCCTTTCAGTTCAGTCTGTGGAAACGGATGCTGAAGTTAATTAATCCAG TCCCGATCAAACTGAAGCTGAATCCGAACACTGCGCATCCGAGACTCATCCTGTCCAGTGACCTGACAGCCATCAGACTCGGTGCTAAACAGATGGTCCCTGACAGACCAGAGCGATTTGTGCAGTGGCACGGTGTCCTGGCATCTCAGGGCTTCAACACTGGGAGCCACTACTGGGAGGTAGAGGTCGGAAGGAACActatgtggagtgtgggagtggtaaAGGCATCGGTACCGAGGAAAGCGGAGTTCACACCGGAGCCGAAATCCGGAGCCTGGGTATTGTGGCGTCTGGGAGAGGAATATACCACTATGTCTTCACCACGTACTGCCCTCCCTGTTCCAGTCAAACCCCAGAGATTGGGCGTCTACCTGAACTATGAGGCTGGCCAGGTGACACTGTACAATGCCGATTACATGTCACATCTGTACACTTTCACGGACAAGTTCACTGAGAAACTCTATCCTTTCTTCTTAACGGGTTGCAACATTGATTCATTGCAAATAGTCCACTTGCATATATAG